The DNA sequence TGAAGTAAAGAGGGGGTAGTTTTAAGCGACACCCTTTAAAGGAACATCGATTCAAACTATGTTGCTTGAGAATAGGAGATATAACAAGGATGTCATTTCAAATGACACCCTTAACACCATGACTGTAAATCTTAAATCGCCAGTAAATCGCATAGGTGGTAAATACTTCCTCAAGGATTGGCTAGTCCAGCATATACCACAGCATACCCTCTATTGTGAGGTGTTTGGGGGTGCTGGACATGTCCTATTCAACAAGTCACCTAGCCGTGTCGAGGTCTTGAATGATGTTGATGGTCACTTGATTAACTTCTTCTGTGTGCTCCAGCATCCAGAGAAACGGGGGAAGTTAGTTGAGGTGCTCCAGCACATGCCATACTCACGGCAGTTGTGGCAGGAGATGCGGAACAAGATTCGAGGTGGAGACGTGGCAACAGTTATCACGCCAGTTAAAAAGGGAAGGGGGAAAGGCCAGAAGTATCAAAAGATAGTGTCCAGGCTAAAAGAAAGCCCTGAACTATCCGACAGGCAGATTGCAAGAGAACTAGGTGTGAGTAATAAAACAGTGAGCGTAATAAGAAAAACAAATTACACAGCAAATTACACAGTTGATTCACAAACTACACAGTTGACCGATGTTGAAAGAGCGGCACAATGGTATTACTTGAACAGGTGTTCCTTCTCAGGTGATCAGTTAAAGGGCGGCTTTGCTGTGCCTTCTACCAGTGGCAGGAATCCCGCATTGAGTTATGCCAACAGCATCGGCATCTTCCATGATGTAGCCAGGAGATTGCAGGGCGTGACTATTGAATGCCTTGACTATCGGGAATGTATCCAGAGGTATGACAGTCCAGGCACATTATTCTTCATTGATCCACCATATTTGCATGCAGAAGGATACTATGGAGAAAAAAACTTTTCATTAGATGACCACCAAGCCCTTGCAAAGATGCTCAGCATGGTAAAGGGTGTTGTAATGGTCACACACTACCAGAATGGCTTGTATGACGAGCTATACGAAGGCTGGCATAAATATGAGTTTCAATCCTTCAAGGGAAGCAGCAAGGCGGATGCAGGAGAAGAGAAACCAAAGACCGTTGAGACCTTGTATTGTAACTTTTCACCAGAGGTTAAGTTTAGGAGTCTATTTAATGGATTATCATGATTTCGTTATATGGTATGTTTCTTTCGAGCTTATGCGGTTAGCATGCTTCGGGCTGTATTGGTCTATGTAGGCATATTAATGAGTATGCTTTTTCTTTCGTTCCTGGTAATAGACAATACCAAAGCCTATCCAGATACTAGCGAGGACAAGAATTAAAAATATGCTTAAAGAATCCATATTCCTTTACTCCTTTCTGCTAATCCAATATCCAACAACAAAAAATGATATAGATATGCTTAACCCTAAAACAATATGAGACAAATTAAAACCTTTAGGCGATATGATACCACCTACGATAAAACCCGTATAAGTGAGTTTAACCATATCATAGAGAAACTTGGTAATGTCTTCTTTTTGTTTCTTCGTCATATCAGTAGACATATTATACACCAGATACAAACAGATAGCAAAAGGTAAAAAGATATAAGAATATATCAAGAATATCCTTGAATTATTACGAGAAGTACGATAGTACGTACCACCAATAAATCGGTGCGTGGACAGACGCTAATTAAGATATGCTTGGGGTAATACTCAGGCGATAAAGAGGCAATGACTGGCATGCTGTCCCATGCTGGTTGTTGCCTTTTGTGTTTAGAAAGGGGGTAATTGTGGCGGTAAGGTATCGTAAGTATTTCCAGCAATGCAAGGGGAAGAGAAACAAAGGCGACCAATACGGTAAGCTGATTGCAAAGGGTGTTAACTGCGAAGGGAAACGAAGTAAGAATTGTCCAGAAGGTATACCAAAAGATAAGCCTTGTGGTGGATGGGCAATCGAATTTAGAGACCAGCATGGCAAATGGCAAAGCATTATCAAGCCAGGATTCACCAAGACGACAGCTAAAGAAGCA is a window from the Candidatus Jettenia sp. genome containing:
- a CDS encoding DNA adenine methylase; the protein is MLLENRRYNKDVISNDTLNTMTVNLKSPVNRIGGKYFLKDWLVQHIPQHTLYCEVFGGAGHVLFNKSPSRVEVLNDVDGHLINFFCVLQHPEKRGKLVEVLQHMPYSRQLWQEMRNKIRGGDVATVITPVKKGRGKGQKYQKIVSRLKESPELSDRQIARELGVSNKTVSVIRKTNYTANYTVDSQTTQLTDVERAAQWYYLNRCSFSGDQLKGGFAVPSTSGRNPALSYANSIGIFHDVARRLQGVTIECLDYRECIQRYDSPGTLFFIDPPYLHAEGYYGEKNFSLDDHQALAKMLSMVKGVVMVTHYQNGLYDELYEGWHKYEFQSFKGSSKADAGEEKPKTVETLYCNFSPEVKFRSLFNGLS